The Streptomyces sp. NBC_01317 genomic interval CCCTCGTCGGTCAGGTCGAAGTACGCGTGATGGGTGAGGTTCACGACCGTGGGGCGGTCGGTGGTCGCGGAGTAGTCGAGCGCGAGGGTGCCTTCGGCGTCGAGGGTGTACGTCACGGTGACGTCGAGCGCGCCGGGGAATCCCATGTCGCCGTCGGGGCTGTGCAGGGTCAGCCGGAGCGCGGCGGTGTCGTCGGTGCTGTGAGCGGTCGCCTCCCACACTCTGGTGTGGAAGCCGTCGGGGCCGCCGTGCAGAGCGTGGCCCCGGTCGTTGGCGGGAATGCGGTGCGCGGCACCGTCCAGGGTGAAGCGGCCGTGGGCGATGCGGTTCGCGTAACGGCCGATGAGGGCACCGAAGTAGGGGTTTCTGCCCGTGTAGCCGTCGAGGGAGGCGAGCGAGCGGACGACCGACGCGGTGGCTCCCGTGGTGTCGGGCACCATGAGCCGGTGCAGGATGCCGCCGTAGGTGAGGATCTCGGCCCGGACGCCGGAGCCGGAGTCGAGCGTCCAGATATCGACCTCCGCCCGCCCGGGGGCGGTGCCGAACGGCTTGCTGTGCGCGGTGGGGCTGGGCATCAGGGATCCTTGCGACGAGCGGGTGGCCGGGAGGAACGCGGGGTGTCCGGGGTTCAGTGCGGCGGTCCGCCCGCTCGCTTCCCCCCGCCGGACGGGACCTGCGGCGCGTTCCGGGGCCCGGTCGATTCGCGGACGATCAGGCGGTAGCCGGGGCGGGGCCTGCGTGGTTCGGGTACCGGCTTTCCCGAGAGCCGTTCGACGAGACTGTCGACGGCGAGCCGGGCGATGGCTTCCTTGTCGGGGGCGATGGTGGTGAGCGTGGTGGCTCCGTACCGGCTCTCCTCGATGTCGTCGAAGCCGACGACGGCGATGTCGCCGGGGATGCGCAGACCGCGTTCCGTGAGGGTGCGCATCGCGCCGATGGCGATGAGGTCGTTGTACGCGAAGACGGCGTCCGGCCGCTCCCCGCGGTCGAGGAGCGCCGCCATGGCGGCGGCGCCGTCCTCACGTCCGTAGCCGTCGGTGACGATCACCAGACTCTCGTCGGGCTCGATGCCCGCGGACCGGAGTTCCTCGCGCCAGCCCCGCAGGCGCAGATGGGCCGGCTGGCGTTCGCGGCCGGTACGTGAGCCGAGGAAGGCGATCCGGCGGTGGCCGTGGTCGAGGAGGTGCCGTACGGCCTCGCGGGACGCCCCCACGTTGTCGATGGCGATGTGGTCGTACGGGGCTTCGTACTCCCGCTCGCCCAGCAGGACCAGGGGCGCGGTCTCGGTGCGCGCCATCAGGTCCTCGGTCTCCAGATGGATCGGGCTGAGGATGAGTCCGTCGATCACATGTGACCGGAAGCCCTGGCTGACCAGGAGTTCCTTCTCGCGCAGTCCGGCGGTGTGGTCGACCAGCACGGTGTAGTCGTGCCGCGCCGCCGCGTCGACGACCGCGCCGGCGAGCTCGGCGAAGTACGGGTTGCCGAACTCCGGTACGGCCAGGGCGATGATCCCGGTGCGCCCCTTGCGCAGATGCCGCGCGGTGAGGTTGGGCCGGTAGCCGAGTTCGTCGATGGCCTGCTGCACCTTGGCACGCATCTTGGGGGTGACATGCTGATAGTTGTTGACCACGTTCGACACGGTCTTGATGGACACGCCCGCCCGTTGCGCAACGTCCTTGAGGCTGACGCCCACGACACTCCTTGATTCGACCGGAAGATCCGGCCCCGGTGAGTCCGGGGCCCGGGACTGGCCGGAGCCCGGCGGCCGGACGGCCACCCGGGATCCGGCTCCCTTCACGTGGTTCTGCGGCTGCGCGCCAGATAGCGCTGTGCCACGACGACAACGATAAGAAAGCCGCCGCTGACCACCGACTGGTACGAGGAGTTGAGCGAGCCGATCTGATTGATCAGGTTCTGGATGACGGCCAGCAGCAGGACGCCCCAGAGCGTGCCGCTGACCGATCCGGCGCCCCCGACGAGGAGGGTGCCGCCGATGACGACGGCGGAGATCGCGTCCAGCTCCATGCCCACACCGACGATGGTGACACCGGAGGTCAGCCTGGCCGCGTTCAGCGCACCGGCGAGTCCCGCCAGCAGTCCGCTGAGTGTATATACCAGGATCTTGGTACGGGCGACCGGGAGGCCCATCAGGGTGGCGGCGTCGGCGCTGCCGCCGACAGCGAAGAGCGTCTGTCCGAACGAGGTGCGCTGGAGGAGCAGTCCGCCGGCCCCGAACAACACCAGCGCGATCAGGATCGGGTGGCCGAAGCCCCAGACGCTGCCCTGCCCGAGCTCGGCGAAGGCGGAGTCCTTGGGGACCAGGTAGGTGGTGGCGCCTTCGTCGGTGAAGGCGAGGAGCAGACCGCGGGCCGCGAGCAGCGTGGCGAGCGTGACGATGAAGGGAGCCATTCCGGCGCGGGCGATGAGGAAGCCGTTCAGCAGACCGATGGCCCCGCACACCACGAGGGGCACCAGCAGCGCGGTGAGGAAGCCCCACTGCGAGGCCCAGGCGGCGAGGACACCGCCCAGTGCGAACACCGATCCCACCGACAGGTCGATGCCGCCGGTGATGATGACCAGGGTCATACCGAGGGCGACCACCGCGAGGAACGACGCTTGCACGGTCACACCGCGGGCGTTGTCCAGGGTGGCGAACGTCGGATAGACGAACGAGGCGACGAGTACGACCGCGAGCAGCACGGCGAGCACGCCCTGGCGCTGCACGAGCTCGGCGAGACGCCGCGTCAGGGTCGTCCCGGCGGCGGGCACCTTTCGGGGCGTGTCGCCGTCGGCCGGTGCGGGGGTCTTCTTCGGCGCTCGGGCGGACGCGCGGAGAGCGGGTGTGGTTTCGTTCATCGGGACCGACGCTCCCGGGCGACGTAGACGGCGGCGATGATGATGGCCGCCTGGGCGATCTGTGCGGTGGAGTCGGGCAGGTCGTGCTTGACGAGGGTGGCGCGCAGCAGTTGCATCAGCAGGGCGCCCGCGACGGTGCCCAGGACCCGGATGGAGCCGCCGTTCAGCGGGGTGCCGCCGACGACGACCGCCGTGATGGCGGAGAGTTCCATGAGGGTGCCGAGCGAGGAGGGGTCGCTGGCGGTGAGCCTGGCTGTGGCGAGGATGCCCGCGAGGGCGGCCAGCACCCCGCAGAGCACGTACACGCCGATCAGTACGCGCTTGACGGGCAGTCCGGCGAGCGCGGCGGCCGGCCGGTTGCCTCCGACGGCGACGATCTGACGGCCGAAGGTGGTGCGCCGCACCAGGAAGGCGACGGCGCCGGCGAGCACCGCGGCGATCAGCACGACGAGCGGGACACCGAGGAAGGAGTCGGTGCCGAGCGCGAGGATGTCGGGGTTGACGATCTGCTTCAGCTGGCCGTCGGCCATGACCAGGGCGATGCCCCGGCCGCCGACGAAGAGGGCGAGCGTGGCGACGATGGGTTGTAGCCCGATCAGCGAGACCAGGGTGCCGTTGACGGCTCCGACGACCGCTCCGGCCAGCAGGGACACGGCGAGCGCGGGCACGAGTCCGTACCCGAGGTAGAGCGGCAGCAGGGCGGCGGCGAGTGCCATGGTCGAGCCGACCGACAGGTCGATGCCCTCGGTGCCGATGACCAGGGCCATGCCCAGCGCCACGATGACGATCGGGGCGACCTGGACGAGCTGCGTGCGCAGATTGCCGGCGGTCATGAAGTGCTCGGTGAACAGGGCGTTGAAGAGCAGCAGCACGGCCACGGCCGCGTACACGCCGTACTCCTGGTACCAGCCGGGGTCGCGCAGCCGGGCCAGGGGGCGTGCGGGGGTGAGCGTTGCCTGGGTCATCGCGGATCCTCCTGTGCGGCCGGGGCCTTTCCTTCGGGGTCCGGCGAGTGGTCGGCGAGGACTTCGAGCAGGTGGCTCTCGCCCACGCTGTCGCCGGACAGTTCGCCCGCGACGGCTCCGCCGCGCAGCACCACGATCCGGTCGGCGCCCTCGATGAGTTCCTCGATGTCGGAGGAGATGAGCAGGACGGCCAGGCCCTCGCCCGCGAGTTCGTTGATGAGGCTCTGGACCTCGGCCTTGGCGCCGACGTCGATGCCGCGCGTCGGTTCGTCGAGCAGGAGGACCTTGGGTTCCAGGCAGAGCCAGCGGGCCAGCAGGACCTTCTGCTGGTTGCCGCCGGAGAGTTCACCGACCTTCTGTTCGGGTCCTGCCGCCTTGATCCGCAGCCGCTTCATGAAGATCTCGACGATGCGGTCCTGCTTGCGCCGCGAGACCACTCCGGCGCGGGAGAGGCGGGGCATGGCGGCGAGCACGATGTTCTCGCGGACGGAGAGGCCGGGGATGATTCCCTCGGCCTTGCGGTCCTCGGGGAGCAGGCTGATGCCCGCGCGGATCGCGCCCGCCGGGGTGAGCCTGCGCAGGGTGCGGCCACCGACGGTGAGTTCGCCTCCGTCCAGGCTCAGCGCGCCGGCCAGGGCCTTGGCCGTCTCGCTGCGTCCGGAGCCGAGCAGGCCGCCGAGGCCGAGCACCTCTCCGCCGTACAGCGACAGGGAGACGTCCTGAAGCTGGTGACGGCGGGTGAGGCCGGTCGCGGTGAGTACGGGGGTGCGTGCCGCGTCATGCCCCCCGGTGGCGAGGTTGGTCAGGCCGCCGCGCCGGATCTCCGCCATGTCGCGGCCGAGCATCATCGACACGAGCTGCATCCGGTTCAGGTCCGCGAGGTCGCCGGTGTGGATGTGGCGGCCGTCGCGCAGAACGGTGACCCGGTCGCAGATCCGGTAGAGCTCGTCCATCCGGTGGCTGACGTAGATCACGGCGATGCCCTGGCCGCGCAGGTTCTCGATGACCCGGAAGAGGGTCTCCACCTCGCGCGGTTCCAGGGAGGAGGTGGGTTCGTCCATGACGACCACCTGGGCTTTGACGGAGACGGCGCGGGCCAGCGCGACCATCTGCCGGGTGCCGATGCCCAGAGTGTGCAGGGGGCGGCGGGGGTCGACCCGTACACCGAAGCCGTCGAGCAGTTCGGAGGTCTCGCGGTGCATCCGGCCGAAGTCGACGAGGCCGAAGCGGTTCTTGGGCTCGCGGCCGAGGAAGATGTTGCGCGCCACGCTCATCAGCGGGACGAGGTTCACCTCCTGGTAGATCGTGGAGATGCCCGCTTGTTGCGCTTCGAACGGCCGGGCGAACCGCACCTGTTGTCCGGCCACCCGTACGTCGCCCTCGTCGGGCCTGTACACGCCGGTCAGCACCTTGATCAGGGTGGACTTGCCGGCCCCGTTCTCACCCACCAGCGCGTGGGTCTCCCCGGCGCGCAGGGAGAAGGAGACGTTGTCGAGAGCGACGACGCCCGGGAACCGCTTGGTCACCGAACGGGCTTCGAGGACGGTGCCGGCCGCCGGTGGGGCGGTCTCCTCCGGCGCCTGAGGTGCTGCTTCGGGTGGTGCCATGGGTCTTCTTGGCCTTCCGCTGGTCCAAGGGGATGGGCCCGGGGCCGCCGTGGCGAGTGGTCGCCACGGCGGCTGTGAACCGGAGGAGTCGGAGTGCTTCGCCGAGCGGCGAAGGGGTCAGAACGCCCCGCCGAGCGAGGCCTCGGCGTTGGACTCGTCGTACTCGCGGTCGGCGATGATCACGTTCTCCGGGATCTCCTCGCCGGCGTAGAACTTCTGGGCGGTGGCGAAGGCCAGCGGCCCGAAGCGCGGGTTCGACTCGATGACGGCGTTGTACTCACCGTTGACCAGGGCCTGAACGGCGTTGCGGGTGCCGTCGACCGAGACGATCTTGACGTCCTTGCCGGGCTTCTTGCCGGCCGCCTTCAGCGCGGTGACGGCGCCGAGGCCCATCTCGTCGTTCTCCGCGTAGACGGCGGTGATGTCGGGCTTGGACTGGATGAGCTGCTCCATCACCTGCTGGCCCTTGTCGCGGGCGAACTCACCGGTCTGCTGGGCGACGATCTCCAGGCCGGGTGCCTTCGCCTTGAGCTGGTCGACGAAGCCCTTGGTGCGGTCGGTGGTGACGTTGTTGCCCGACGCGCCGAGCAGGATGGCAACCTTGCCCTTGCCGCCCGTCGTCTTGATCATCGCGTCGGCCGCGCGCTTGCCCTGCTCCACGAAGTCGGAGCCGAGGAAGGCGACATAGTCCTTGCAGGCGGTGGAGTTGAGCTTGCGGTCGATGGTGAGGACAGGCACCTTCTTGGCCGCGGCCGCCTTGAGCGCCGGCTCCAGGCCGTCGGAGTTCAGCGGCGCGATGATGAGGAACTGGGCGCCCTGGGACAGCATGTCCTGGATGTCGCTGATCTGCTTGGAGAGCTGCGACTGGGCGTTGGTGGTGAGGAGCTTCTTGACACCGACCTTGGCGGCCTCGTCCTTGATGGACTGGGTCTCGGCGATACGGAAGGGGTTGGCTTCCTTTTCCGACTGCGAGAAGCCGACCACGGCGTTCTTGAGGTCCAGTTCGGGGGCGCCGTAGCTCGTCAGTGAGCAGCCGCTGCCCGATGCGGCCTCGGGGGTTTTGACCGCCTGGGCTCCCTGGCTGCTGTCACCGCCCGCGTTGTCGGTGGTTTCCGACTTGGAACAGCCGGAGACGGCCAGCGTGGCGGTGACGGCGAGCAGGCAGGTGACGGCGAGAGTGCGGGATCGGCGCTGGGTAGTCATGCGCAGGACGCTCCTTGGCGGGGTGACGGCACTCCGGTCGGGGTGCGGTCGGGGCATGGGCAGGGCATGGACCGGGGCGGGGCCGGACGGTCGTCGGCCGCGT includes:
- a CDS encoding aldose epimerase family protein — encoded protein: MPSPTAHSKPFGTAPGRAEVDIWTLDSGSGVRAEILTYGGILHRLMVPDTTGATASVVRSLASLDGYTGRNPYFGALIGRYANRIAHGRFTLDGAAHRIPANDRGHALHGGPDGFHTRVWEATAHSTDDTAALRLTLHSPDGDMGFPGALDVTVTYTLDAEGTLALDYSATTDRPTVVNLTHHAYFDLTDEGDILGHTLEVDADTYLPVDGDGIPRGPAVDVRDTPFDLSVPHTLGDRIGLPDEQLRTAGGFDHCWVLRDPGPGHAGGLRRAARLTAPRETRVMEVWTTEPGIQVYTANQLDGSLTDPAGRRHERHGAICLETQHLPDSPNRPDHPSTVLRPGEVARSRTELRFPHLNGRRTF
- a CDS encoding LacI family DNA-binding transcriptional regulator, with product MGVSLKDVAQRAGVSIKTVSNVVNNYQHVTPKMRAKVQQAIDELGYRPNLTARHLRKGRTGIIALAVPEFGNPYFAELAGAVVDAAARHDYTVLVDHTAGLREKELLVSQGFRSHVIDGLILSPIHLETEDLMARTETAPLVLLGEREYEAPYDHIAIDNVGASREAVRHLLDHGHRRIAFLGSRTGRERQPAHLRLRGWREELRSAGIEPDESLVIVTDGYGREDGAAAMAALLDRGERPDAVFAYNDLIAIGAMRTLTERGLRIPGDIAVVGFDDIEESRYGATTLTTIAPDKEAIARLAVDSLVERLSGKPVPEPRRPRPGYRLIVRESTGPRNAPQVPSGGGKRAGGPPH
- a CDS encoding ABC transporter permease; amino-acid sequence: MNETTPALRASARAPKKTPAPADGDTPRKVPAAGTTLTRRLAELVQRQGVLAVLLAVVLVASFVYPTFATLDNARGVTVQASFLAVVALGMTLVIITGGIDLSVGSVFALGGVLAAWASQWGFLTALLVPLVVCGAIGLLNGFLIARAGMAPFIVTLATLLAARGLLLAFTDEGATTYLVPKDSAFAELGQGSVWGFGHPILIALVLFGAGGLLLQRTSFGQTLFAVGGSADAATLMGLPVARTKILVYTLSGLLAGLAGALNAARLTSGVTIVGVGMELDAISAVVIGGTLLVGGAGSVSGTLWGVLLLAVIQNLINQIGSLNSSYQSVVSGGFLIVVVVAQRYLARSRRTT
- a CDS encoding ABC transporter permease, with protein sequence MTQATLTPARPLARLRDPGWYQEYGVYAAVAVLLLFNALFTEHFMTAGNLRTQLVQVAPIVIVALGMALVIGTEGIDLSVGSTMALAAALLPLYLGYGLVPALAVSLLAGAVVGAVNGTLVSLIGLQPIVATLALFVGGRGIALVMADGQLKQIVNPDILALGTDSFLGVPLVVLIAAVLAGAVAFLVRRTTFGRQIVAVGGNRPAAALAGLPVKRVLIGVYVLCGVLAALAGILATARLTASDPSSLGTLMELSAITAVVVGGTPLNGGSIRVLGTVAGALLMQLLRATLVKHDLPDSTAQIAQAAIIIAAVYVARERRSR
- a CDS encoding sugar ABC transporter ATP-binding protein, giving the protein MAPPEAAPQAPEETAPPAAGTVLEARSVTKRFPGVVALDNVSFSLRAGETHALVGENGAGKSTLIKVLTGVYRPDEGDVRVAGQQVRFARPFEAQQAGISTIYQEVNLVPLMSVARNIFLGREPKNRFGLVDFGRMHRETSELLDGFGVRVDPRRPLHTLGIGTRQMVALARAVSVKAQVVVMDEPTSSLEPREVETLFRVIENLRGQGIAVIYVSHRMDELYRICDRVTVLRDGRHIHTGDLADLNRMQLVSMMLGRDMAEIRRGGLTNLATGGHDAARTPVLTATGLTRRHQLQDVSLSLYGGEVLGLGGLLGSGRSETAKALAGALSLDGGELTVGGRTLRRLTPAGAIRAGISLLPEDRKAEGIIPGLSVRENIVLAAMPRLSRAGVVSRRKQDRIVEIFMKRLRIKAAGPEQKVGELSGGNQQKVLLARWLCLEPKVLLLDEPTRGIDVGAKAEVQSLINELAGEGLAVLLISSDIEELIEGADRIVVLRGGAVAGELSGDSVGESHLLEVLADHSPDPEGKAPAAQEDPR
- a CDS encoding ABC transporter substrate-binding protein, producing the protein MTTQRRSRTLAVTCLLAVTATLAVSGCSKSETTDNAGGDSSQGAQAVKTPEAASGSGCSLTSYGAPELDLKNAVVGFSQSEKEANPFRIAETQSIKDEAAKVGVKKLLTTNAQSQLSKQISDIQDMLSQGAQFLIIAPLNSDGLEPALKAAAAKKVPVLTIDRKLNSTACKDYVAFLGSDFVEQGKRAADAMIKTTGGKGKVAILLGASGNNVTTDRTKGFVDQLKAKAPGLEIVAQQTGEFARDKGQQVMEQLIQSKPDITAVYAENDEMGLGAVTALKAAGKKPGKDVKIVSVDGTRNAVQALVNGEYNAVIESNPRFGPLAFATAQKFYAGEEIPENVIIADREYDESNAEASLGGAF